A single region of the Pelecanus crispus isolate bPelCri1 chromosome 10, bPelCri1.pri, whole genome shotgun sequence genome encodes:
- the INPP5F gene encoding phosphatidylinositide phosphatase SAC2 isoform X6 — MELFQAKDHYILQSGERALWCSRRDGSLRLRAATDLLLAWNPICLGLVEGVIGKVQLHTDLPWWLLLIRQKALIGKLPGDHEVCKITKIAVIPLSETEPQDLELELCKKHHFGINKPEKITQSPDDTKFLLKTLTQIKSNVSAPNKKKIKESKEKEKLEKRLLEELFKMFMDSDSFYYSLTYDLTNSVQRQSACEKTNLPLWRKVDDRFFWNKHMIEDLISIDNAEVDFWIIPIIQGFVQIEELVVNYNESSDDDKSSPETPPQESTCVDDIHPTFLVALISRRSRHRAGMRYKRRGVDKNGNVANYVETEQLIHVHNHTLSFIQTRGSVPVFWSQVGYRYNPRPRLDKSENETVSCFRAHFEEQLKNYKKQVIINLVDQTGREKIIGDAYLKQVLLYNNANLTYVSFDFHEHCRGMKFENVQTLTDAIHDIILDMKWCWVDQAGVICKQEGIFRVNCMDCLDRTNVVQAAIARVVMEQQGDFTRTGERKLAGVMKDGVNSANRYYLNRFRDAYRQAVIDLMQGIPVTEDLYSIFTKEKEHEALHKENLRSHQELISQLLQSYMKLLLPDDEKFHGGWALIDCDPSLIDATHKDVDVLLLLSNSAYYVAYYDDEIDKVNQYQRLSLEALEKIEIGPEPTLFGKPKFSCMRLHYKYKEMSGYFHTLRAVVRNPEEDGKDTLQCIAEMLRITKQAMGLDVPIIEKKLERKSSKPHEDIIGIRSQNRGSLAQGKNYLLSKFSSLNQKVKQTKSNVNISNLRKLGSFTKPEVKVNFLKPNLKVNLWKSDSSLETLENPVVDTKVHIESDTEVSDNDSFHSDDFLTNSKSDEDNQLTASLENIGQTDYVLPSCGIIASAPRLGSRSQSISSTDMNISIHVPPEIHASQASRSDCEDIPMPSADNAEMEFAKPIDVYCQRFVHDAQNKMSDTLEAEAGSQEPHHITNQTSNNMSKKGETKAEAMGDVPSRPSKLDVQSSEPNLQLLAVGGTDFTKSHKSPGSVSGNLETGLHMTPSPADSSSSRAVSPFAKIRSSMVQVANITQAGLTQGINFAVAKVQKSPAEPEAINEIKQKELKEMFTQCQTRIIQI; from the exons ATTTACCGTGGTGGCTACTTTTAATTCGTCAGAAAGCTTTGATTGGCAAACTTCCAGGAGACCATGAGGTTTGCAAAATAACAAAGATTGCAGTGATTCCACTTTCTGAAACAGAACCTCAGGATCTGGAATTAGAG CTTTGTAAAAAGCACCATTTTGGGATAAACAAGCCAGAGAAGATTACGCAGTCCCCAGATGACACAAAATTTCTGCTGAAGACTCTTACTCAAATTAAATCAAATGTGTCTGCTCCAAATAAAAAGAAG attaaagaaagcaaagaaaaagagaagctggagaagagaTTATTGGAGGAGTTGTTCAAAATGTTCATGGATTCAGACTCCTTTTACTACAGCCTGACCTATGACCTAACAAATTCTGTGCAGAGGCAGAGTGCATGTGAGAAAACTAACTTACCACTGTGGCGAAAA gtTGATGACAGATTCTTTTGGAACAAGCACATGATTGAAGATCTCATCAGCATTGAT AATGCTGAAGTGGACTTCTGGATTATACCCATCATACAAGGATTTGTGCAAATTGAAGAGCTTGTAGTAAACTATAATGAATCTTCTGATGATGATAAGAGCAGTCCTGAAACTCCTCCTCAGGAATCAACTTGTGTAGATGATATTCATCCAACATTTCTGGTGGCACTTATTTCACGCCGGAGTCGGCACAGAGCTG GAATGCGGTATAAGCGAAGAGGTGttgataaaaatggaaatgtggcAAATTATGTTGAGACAGAGCAACTGATTCATGTTCATAATCATACTCTTTCATTTATACAAACAAGAGGCTCTGTGCCTGTTTTCTGGAGCCAAGTTGGATATAGATATAACCCACGACCCCGACTGGACAAGA GTGAAAATGAAACAGTGTCCTGCTTTCGTGCACATTTtgaagaacagctgaaaaattacaaaaagcaG GTTATTATTAATTTGGTGGATCAGACAGGCAGAGAGAAGATTATTGGAGATGCTTACCTTAAACAAGTTCTTCTGTACAACAATGCAAATCTGACTTATGTTTCATTTGACTTCCATGAGCACTG cCGAGGAATGAAGTTTGAAAATGTACAAACACTGACTGATGCCATTCATGATATTATTCTTGACATGAAGTGGTGCTG GGTTGACCAAGCTGGTGTGATCTGTAAACAGGAAGGAATTTTTCGAGTTAACTGCATGGACTGCCTGGATCGTACCAATGTTGTGCAGGCTGCTATTGCAAGAGTGGTCATGGAACAGCAG GGTGACTTCACAAGGACCGGTGAAAGAAAACTGGCAGGGGTAATGAAGGATGGAGTTAATTCTGCAAACAGATACTACTTGAATCGTTTCAGGGATGCTTATAGGCAAGCAGTCATAG ATTTGATGCAGGGTATCCCTGTAACAGAGGATCTTTACTCCATATTTACCaaagagaaagaacatgaaGCCCTGCACAAGGAGAACCTGAGAAGCCATCAGGAATTGATCAGCCAGCTGTTGCAGAGCTACATGAAACTGCTCTTACCAGATGATGAAAAATTCCATGGAGGATGGGCACTTATTGACTGTGATCCAAG TCTCATTGATGCCACTCATAAGGACGTGGATGTTCTGCTGTTACTTTCTAATTCTGCCTACTACGTGGCCTA ttatGATGATGAAATCGACAAGGTGAATCAGTACCAAAGGTTAAGTCTTGAAGCtctggaaaaaatagaaatag GGCCTGAGCCTACTCTCTTTGGCAAACCCAAGTTCTCTTGCATGAGGCTGCAttacaaatacaaagaaatgagTGGGTATTTTCACACTCTTAGAGCTGTGGTACGCAACCCAGAAGAAGATGGAAAAG ACACTCTTCAGTGCATTGCAGAAATGCTGAGAATCACAAAGCAAGCAATGGGATTAGATGTGCCCATTATTGAGAAAAAGCTAGAGAG gaagAGCAGTAAGCCTCATGAAGACATCATTGGCATTCGGTCTCAGAACAGAGGGTCCCTGGCCCAAGGCAAGAATTATTTACTGAGCAAGTTCTCATCTCTCAATCAAAAAGTGAAACAAACCAAATCCAATGTAAACATTAGCAATCTTCGGAAGTTAGGCAGCTTTACCAAACCTGAAGTGAAAgtcaattttttaaaaccaaatttgaaAGTGAATCTTTGGAAATCAGATAGTAGCCTCGAAACTTTAGAGAATCCAGTGGTAGATACTAAAGTCCATATTGAATCTGACACAGAAGTATCAGATAATGATTCGTTCCACTCAGATGACTTCCTGACTAATTCCAAATCGGATGAGGACAACCAGCTAACGGCCTCTCTAGAGAACATAGGGCAGACGGACTACGTGCTGCCTAGCTGTGGTATCATTGCCTCGGCTCCGCGGCTGGGCAGTCGGTCCCAGTCTATAAGCAGCACTGACATGAACATCAGCATTCACGTTCCGCCGGAGATCCATGCCTCTCAGGCTAGCCGGTCTGACTGCGAAGACATACCCATGCCTTCCGCTGACAATGCGGAGATGGAATTTGCTAAACCTATTGATGTGTACTGCCAGAGGTTTGTGCACGATGCTCAAAATAAGATGTCAGATACTTTGGAGGCTGAGGCTGGTTCTCAAGAGCCCCATCACATAACAAATCAAACCAGCAATAATATGTCTAAGAAGGGAGAAACCAAGGCGGAAGCTATGGGAGACGTTCCTTCCAGGCCATCTAAGCTGGATGTGCAGTCTTCTGAGCCAAATCTTCAGCTCTTAGCTGTTGGTGGGACTGACTTCACTAAATCTCATAAAAGCCCGGGATCTGTATCTGGTAACCTTGAGACAGGACTCCACATGACTCCTTCTCCAGCTGacagtagcagcagcagagctgtgtctCCTTTTGCTAAAATCCGCAGTTCCATGGTCCAGGTCGCTAACATCACGCAAGCAGGACTGACTCAAGGGATTAATTTTGCCGTGGCAAAGGTCCAGAAGAGCCCTGCAGAACCAGAAGCTATAAACgaaatcaaacaaaaagaactgaaagaaatgtttacGCAATGCCAGACACGAATAATTCAAATCTAG
- the INPP5F gene encoding phosphatidylinositide phosphatase SAC2 isoform X3, whose amino-acid sequence MELFQAKDHYILQSGERALWCSRRDGSLRLRAATDLLLAWNPICLGLVEGVIGKVQLHTDLPWWLLLIRQKALIGKLPGDHEVCKITKIAVIPLSETEPQDLELELCKKHHFGINKPEKITQSPDDTKFLLKTLTQIKSNVSAPNKKKIKESKEKEKLEKRLLEELFKMFMDSDSFYYSLTYDLTNSVQRQSACEKTNLPLWRKVDDRFFWNKHMIEDLISIDNAEVDFWIIPIIQGFVQIEELVVNYNESSDDDKSSPETPPQESTCVDDIHPTFLVALISRRSRHRAGMRYKRRGVDKNGNVANYVETEQLIHVHNHTLSFIQTRGSVPVFWSQVGYRYNPRPRLDKSENETVSCFRAHFEEQLKNYKKQVIINLVDQTGREKIIGDAYLKQVLLYNNANLTYVSFDFHEHCRGMKFENVQTLTDAIHDIILDMKWCWVDQAGVICKQEGIFRVNCMDCLDRTNVVQAAIARVVMEQQLKKLGVMPPEQPLPVKCNRIYQIIWANNGDAISRQYAGTAALKGDFTRTGERKLAGVMKDGVNSANRYYLNRFRDAYRQAVIDLMQGIPVTEDLYSIFTKEKEHEALHKENLRSHQELISQLLQSYMKLLLPDDEKFHGGWALIDCDPSYDDEIDKVNQYQRLSLEALEKIEIGPEPTLFGKPKFSCMRLHYKYKEMSGYFHTLRAVVRNPEEDGKDTLQCIAEMLRITKQAMGLDVPIIEKKLERKSSKPHEDIIGIRSQNRGSLAQGKNYLLSKFSSLNQKVKQTKSNVNISNLRKLGSFTKPEVKVNFLKPNLKVNLWKSDSSLETLENPVVDTKVHIESDTEVSDNDSFHSDDFLTNSKSDEDNQLTASLENIGQTDYVLPSCGIIASAPRLGSRSQSISSTDMNISIHVPPEIHASQASRSDCEDIPMPSADNAEMEFAKPIDVYCQRFVHDAQNKMSDTLEAEAGSQEPHHITNQTSNNMSKKGETKAEAMGDVPSRPSKLDVQSSEPNLQLLAVGGTDFTKSHKSPGSVSGNLETGLHMTPSPADSSSSRAVSPFAKIRSSMVQVANITQAGLTQGINFAVAKVQKSPAEPEAINEIKQKELKEMFTQCQTRIIQI is encoded by the exons ATTTACCGTGGTGGCTACTTTTAATTCGTCAGAAAGCTTTGATTGGCAAACTTCCAGGAGACCATGAGGTTTGCAAAATAACAAAGATTGCAGTGATTCCACTTTCTGAAACAGAACCTCAGGATCTGGAATTAGAG CTTTGTAAAAAGCACCATTTTGGGATAAACAAGCCAGAGAAGATTACGCAGTCCCCAGATGACACAAAATTTCTGCTGAAGACTCTTACTCAAATTAAATCAAATGTGTCTGCTCCAAATAAAAAGAAG attaaagaaagcaaagaaaaagagaagctggagaagagaTTATTGGAGGAGTTGTTCAAAATGTTCATGGATTCAGACTCCTTTTACTACAGCCTGACCTATGACCTAACAAATTCTGTGCAGAGGCAGAGTGCATGTGAGAAAACTAACTTACCACTGTGGCGAAAA gtTGATGACAGATTCTTTTGGAACAAGCACATGATTGAAGATCTCATCAGCATTGAT AATGCTGAAGTGGACTTCTGGATTATACCCATCATACAAGGATTTGTGCAAATTGAAGAGCTTGTAGTAAACTATAATGAATCTTCTGATGATGATAAGAGCAGTCCTGAAACTCCTCCTCAGGAATCAACTTGTGTAGATGATATTCATCCAACATTTCTGGTGGCACTTATTTCACGCCGGAGTCGGCACAGAGCTG GAATGCGGTATAAGCGAAGAGGTGttgataaaaatggaaatgtggcAAATTATGTTGAGACAGAGCAACTGATTCATGTTCATAATCATACTCTTTCATTTATACAAACAAGAGGCTCTGTGCCTGTTTTCTGGAGCCAAGTTGGATATAGATATAACCCACGACCCCGACTGGACAAGA GTGAAAATGAAACAGTGTCCTGCTTTCGTGCACATTTtgaagaacagctgaaaaattacaaaaagcaG GTTATTATTAATTTGGTGGATCAGACAGGCAGAGAGAAGATTATTGGAGATGCTTACCTTAAACAAGTTCTTCTGTACAACAATGCAAATCTGACTTATGTTTCATTTGACTTCCATGAGCACTG cCGAGGAATGAAGTTTGAAAATGTACAAACACTGACTGATGCCATTCATGATATTATTCTTGACATGAAGTGGTGCTG GGTTGACCAAGCTGGTGTGATCTGTAAACAGGAAGGAATTTTTCGAGTTAACTGCATGGACTGCCTGGATCGTACCAATGTTGTGCAGGCTGCTATTGCAAGAGTGGTCATGGAACAGCAG CTCAAAAAACTGGGTGTGATGCCACCAGAACAGCCTTTGCCAGTAAAATGCAATAGGATCTACCAGATAATATGGGCGAACAATGGAGATGCCATAAGCCGGCAGTATGCTGGCACAGCAGCCTTAAAG GGTGACTTCACAAGGACCGGTGAAAGAAAACTGGCAGGGGTAATGAAGGATGGAGTTAATTCTGCAAACAGATACTACTTGAATCGTTTCAGGGATGCTTATAGGCAAGCAGTCATAG ATTTGATGCAGGGTATCCCTGTAACAGAGGATCTTTACTCCATATTTACCaaagagaaagaacatgaaGCCCTGCACAAGGAGAACCTGAGAAGCCATCAGGAATTGATCAGCCAGCTGTTGCAGAGCTACATGAAACTGCTCTTACCAGATGATGAAAAATTCCATGGAGGATGGGCACTTATTGACTGTGATCCAAG ttatGATGATGAAATCGACAAGGTGAATCAGTACCAAAGGTTAAGTCTTGAAGCtctggaaaaaatagaaatag GGCCTGAGCCTACTCTCTTTGGCAAACCCAAGTTCTCTTGCATGAGGCTGCAttacaaatacaaagaaatgagTGGGTATTTTCACACTCTTAGAGCTGTGGTACGCAACCCAGAAGAAGATGGAAAAG ACACTCTTCAGTGCATTGCAGAAATGCTGAGAATCACAAAGCAAGCAATGGGATTAGATGTGCCCATTATTGAGAAAAAGCTAGAGAG gaagAGCAGTAAGCCTCATGAAGACATCATTGGCATTCGGTCTCAGAACAGAGGGTCCCTGGCCCAAGGCAAGAATTATTTACTGAGCAAGTTCTCATCTCTCAATCAAAAAGTGAAACAAACCAAATCCAATGTAAACATTAGCAATCTTCGGAAGTTAGGCAGCTTTACCAAACCTGAAGTGAAAgtcaattttttaaaaccaaatttgaaAGTGAATCTTTGGAAATCAGATAGTAGCCTCGAAACTTTAGAGAATCCAGTGGTAGATACTAAAGTCCATATTGAATCTGACACAGAAGTATCAGATAATGATTCGTTCCACTCAGATGACTTCCTGACTAATTCCAAATCGGATGAGGACAACCAGCTAACGGCCTCTCTAGAGAACATAGGGCAGACGGACTACGTGCTGCCTAGCTGTGGTATCATTGCCTCGGCTCCGCGGCTGGGCAGTCGGTCCCAGTCTATAAGCAGCACTGACATGAACATCAGCATTCACGTTCCGCCGGAGATCCATGCCTCTCAGGCTAGCCGGTCTGACTGCGAAGACATACCCATGCCTTCCGCTGACAATGCGGAGATGGAATTTGCTAAACCTATTGATGTGTACTGCCAGAGGTTTGTGCACGATGCTCAAAATAAGATGTCAGATACTTTGGAGGCTGAGGCTGGTTCTCAAGAGCCCCATCACATAACAAATCAAACCAGCAATAATATGTCTAAGAAGGGAGAAACCAAGGCGGAAGCTATGGGAGACGTTCCTTCCAGGCCATCTAAGCTGGATGTGCAGTCTTCTGAGCCAAATCTTCAGCTCTTAGCTGTTGGTGGGACTGACTTCACTAAATCTCATAAAAGCCCGGGATCTGTATCTGGTAACCTTGAGACAGGACTCCACATGACTCCTTCTCCAGCTGacagtagcagcagcagagctgtgtctCCTTTTGCTAAAATCCGCAGTTCCATGGTCCAGGTCGCTAACATCACGCAAGCAGGACTGACTCAAGGGATTAATTTTGCCGTGGCAAAGGTCCAGAAGAGCCCTGCAGAACCAGAAGCTATAAACgaaatcaaacaaaaagaactgaaagaaatgtttacGCAATGCCAGACACGAATAATTCAAATCTAG
- the INPP5F gene encoding phosphatidylinositide phosphatase SAC2 isoform X5 has translation MELFQAKDHYILQSGERALWCSRRDGSLRLRADLPWWLLLIRQKALIGKLPGDHEVCKITKIAVIPLSETEPQDLELELCKKHHFGINKPEKITQSPDDTKFLLKTLTQIKSNVSAPNKKKIKESKEKEKLEKRLLEELFKMFMDSDSFYYSLTYDLTNSVQRQSACEKTNLPLWRKVDDRFFWNKHMIEDLISIDNAEVDFWIIPIIQGFVQIEELVVNYNESSDDDKSSPETPPQESTCVDDIHPTFLVALISRRSRHRAGMRYKRRGVDKNGNVANYVETEQLIHVHNHTLSFIQTRGSVPVFWSQVGYRYNPRPRLDKSENETVSCFRAHFEEQLKNYKKQVIINLVDQTGREKIIGDAYLKQVLLYNNANLTYVSFDFHEHCRGMKFENVQTLTDAIHDIILDMKWCWVDQAGVICKQEGIFRVNCMDCLDRTNVVQAAIARVVMEQQLKKLGVMPPEQPLPVKCNRIYQIIWANNGDAISRQYAGTAALKGDFTRTGERKLAGVMKDGVNSANRYYLNRFRDAYRQAVIDLMQGIPVTEDLYSIFTKEKEHEALHKENLRSHQELISQLLQSYMKLLLPDDEKFHGGWALIDCDPSLIDATHKDVDVLLLLSNSAYYVAYYDDEIDKVNQYQRLSLEALEKIEIGPEPTLFGKPKFSCMRLHYKYKEMSGYFHTLRAVVRNPEEDGKDTLQCIAEMLRITKQAMGLDVPIIEKKLERKSSKPHEDIIGIRSQNRGSLAQGKNYLLSKFSSLNQKVKQTKSNVNISNLRKLGSFTKPEVKVNFLKPNLKVNLWKSDSSLETLENPVVDTKVHIESDTEVSDNDSFHSDDFLTNSKSDEDNQLTASLENIGQTDYVLPSCGIIASAPRLGSRSQSISSTDMNISIHVPPEIHASQASRSDCEDIPMPSADNAEMEFAKPIDVYCQRFVHDAQNKMSDTLEAEAGSQEPHHITNQTSNNMSKKGETKAEAMGDVPSRPSKLDVQSSEPNLQLLAVGGTDFTKSHKSPGSVSGNLETGLHMTPSPADSSSSRAVSPFAKIRSSMVQVANITQAGLTQGINFAVAKVQKSPAEPEAINEIKQKELKEMFTQCQTRIIQI, from the exons ATTTACCGTGGTGGCTACTTTTAATTCGTCAGAAAGCTTTGATTGGCAAACTTCCAGGAGACCATGAGGTTTGCAAAATAACAAAGATTGCAGTGATTCCACTTTCTGAAACAGAACCTCAGGATCTGGAATTAGAG CTTTGTAAAAAGCACCATTTTGGGATAAACAAGCCAGAGAAGATTACGCAGTCCCCAGATGACACAAAATTTCTGCTGAAGACTCTTACTCAAATTAAATCAAATGTGTCTGCTCCAAATAAAAAGAAG attaaagaaagcaaagaaaaagagaagctggagaagagaTTATTGGAGGAGTTGTTCAAAATGTTCATGGATTCAGACTCCTTTTACTACAGCCTGACCTATGACCTAACAAATTCTGTGCAGAGGCAGAGTGCATGTGAGAAAACTAACTTACCACTGTGGCGAAAA gtTGATGACAGATTCTTTTGGAACAAGCACATGATTGAAGATCTCATCAGCATTGAT AATGCTGAAGTGGACTTCTGGATTATACCCATCATACAAGGATTTGTGCAAATTGAAGAGCTTGTAGTAAACTATAATGAATCTTCTGATGATGATAAGAGCAGTCCTGAAACTCCTCCTCAGGAATCAACTTGTGTAGATGATATTCATCCAACATTTCTGGTGGCACTTATTTCACGCCGGAGTCGGCACAGAGCTG GAATGCGGTATAAGCGAAGAGGTGttgataaaaatggaaatgtggcAAATTATGTTGAGACAGAGCAACTGATTCATGTTCATAATCATACTCTTTCATTTATACAAACAAGAGGCTCTGTGCCTGTTTTCTGGAGCCAAGTTGGATATAGATATAACCCACGACCCCGACTGGACAAGA GTGAAAATGAAACAGTGTCCTGCTTTCGTGCACATTTtgaagaacagctgaaaaattacaaaaagcaG GTTATTATTAATTTGGTGGATCAGACAGGCAGAGAGAAGATTATTGGAGATGCTTACCTTAAACAAGTTCTTCTGTACAACAATGCAAATCTGACTTATGTTTCATTTGACTTCCATGAGCACTG cCGAGGAATGAAGTTTGAAAATGTACAAACACTGACTGATGCCATTCATGATATTATTCTTGACATGAAGTGGTGCTG GGTTGACCAAGCTGGTGTGATCTGTAAACAGGAAGGAATTTTTCGAGTTAACTGCATGGACTGCCTGGATCGTACCAATGTTGTGCAGGCTGCTATTGCAAGAGTGGTCATGGAACAGCAG CTCAAAAAACTGGGTGTGATGCCACCAGAACAGCCTTTGCCAGTAAAATGCAATAGGATCTACCAGATAATATGGGCGAACAATGGAGATGCCATAAGCCGGCAGTATGCTGGCACAGCAGCCTTAAAG GGTGACTTCACAAGGACCGGTGAAAGAAAACTGGCAGGGGTAATGAAGGATGGAGTTAATTCTGCAAACAGATACTACTTGAATCGTTTCAGGGATGCTTATAGGCAAGCAGTCATAG ATTTGATGCAGGGTATCCCTGTAACAGAGGATCTTTACTCCATATTTACCaaagagaaagaacatgaaGCCCTGCACAAGGAGAACCTGAGAAGCCATCAGGAATTGATCAGCCAGCTGTTGCAGAGCTACATGAAACTGCTCTTACCAGATGATGAAAAATTCCATGGAGGATGGGCACTTATTGACTGTGATCCAAG TCTCATTGATGCCACTCATAAGGACGTGGATGTTCTGCTGTTACTTTCTAATTCTGCCTACTACGTGGCCTA ttatGATGATGAAATCGACAAGGTGAATCAGTACCAAAGGTTAAGTCTTGAAGCtctggaaaaaatagaaatag GGCCTGAGCCTACTCTCTTTGGCAAACCCAAGTTCTCTTGCATGAGGCTGCAttacaaatacaaagaaatgagTGGGTATTTTCACACTCTTAGAGCTGTGGTACGCAACCCAGAAGAAGATGGAAAAG ACACTCTTCAGTGCATTGCAGAAATGCTGAGAATCACAAAGCAAGCAATGGGATTAGATGTGCCCATTATTGAGAAAAAGCTAGAGAG gaagAGCAGTAAGCCTCATGAAGACATCATTGGCATTCGGTCTCAGAACAGAGGGTCCCTGGCCCAAGGCAAGAATTATTTACTGAGCAAGTTCTCATCTCTCAATCAAAAAGTGAAACAAACCAAATCCAATGTAAACATTAGCAATCTTCGGAAGTTAGGCAGCTTTACCAAACCTGAAGTGAAAgtcaattttttaaaaccaaatttgaaAGTGAATCTTTGGAAATCAGATAGTAGCCTCGAAACTTTAGAGAATCCAGTGGTAGATACTAAAGTCCATATTGAATCTGACACAGAAGTATCAGATAATGATTCGTTCCACTCAGATGACTTCCTGACTAATTCCAAATCGGATGAGGACAACCAGCTAACGGCCTCTCTAGAGAACATAGGGCAGACGGACTACGTGCTGCCTAGCTGTGGTATCATTGCCTCGGCTCCGCGGCTGGGCAGTCGGTCCCAGTCTATAAGCAGCACTGACATGAACATCAGCATTCACGTTCCGCCGGAGATCCATGCCTCTCAGGCTAGCCGGTCTGACTGCGAAGACATACCCATGCCTTCCGCTGACAATGCGGAGATGGAATTTGCTAAACCTATTGATGTGTACTGCCAGAGGTTTGTGCACGATGCTCAAAATAAGATGTCAGATACTTTGGAGGCTGAGGCTGGTTCTCAAGAGCCCCATCACATAACAAATCAAACCAGCAATAATATGTCTAAGAAGGGAGAAACCAAGGCGGAAGCTATGGGAGACGTTCCTTCCAGGCCATCTAAGCTGGATGTGCAGTCTTCTGAGCCAAATCTTCAGCTCTTAGCTGTTGGTGGGACTGACTTCACTAAATCTCATAAAAGCCCGGGATCTGTATCTGGTAACCTTGAGACAGGACTCCACATGACTCCTTCTCCAGCTGacagtagcagcagcagagctgtgtctCCTTTTGCTAAAATCCGCAGTTCCATGGTCCAGGTCGCTAACATCACGCAAGCAGGACTGACTCAAGGGATTAATTTTGCCGTGGCAAAGGTCCAGAAGAGCCCTGCAGAACCAGAAGCTATAAACgaaatcaaacaaaaagaactgaaagaaatgtttacGCAATGCCAGACACGAATAATTCAAATCTAG